A single window of Trueperaceae bacterium DNA harbors:
- a CDS encoding fumarylacetoacetate hydrolase family protein translates to MCEGAAEGPPRRNHPGRERERVPGQERRAAKAVDLQLEGTGQWLKGKSLDTFAPLGPWLVTADEVPDPQDLRLWLSVNGET, encoded by the coding sequence GTGTGTGAAGGAGCTGCGGAAGGACCCCCTCGACGCAACCACCCTGGTCGCGAGCGCGAGCGTGTTCCCGGGCAGGAACGACGCGCCGCCAAAGCGGTTGACCTCCAGCTCGAGGGCACCGGCCAGTGGCTGAAGGGCAAGAGCCTCGACACCTTCGCCCCGCTCGGTCCGTGGCTCGTGACCGCCGACGAGGTCCCCGACCCGCAGGACCTGCGCCTGTGGCTCAGCGTCAACGGCGAGACC